In Toxoplasma gondii ME49 chromosome X, whole genome shotgun sequence, a single genomic region encodes these proteins:
- a CDS encoding hypothetical protein (encoded by transcript TGME49_226500~Predicted trans-membrane domain (TMHMM2.0):33-56), translating to MFLSRLLRMEVPLPRFTKDRFYRRFNMMEVDRASFYYWNLFSIAVTTLPLAYMATVNYRFCEESVMISERSRGGQLPSDVDRGLFNSEKLTR from the exons atgtttctctctcgtctcctccgtaTGGAGGTGCCACTGCCAAGGTTCACCAAAGATCGCTTCTATCGACGG TTCAACATGATGGAGGTGGATCGCGCGTCGTTCTACTATTGGAACCTCTTCAGCATCGCCGTCACAACACTCCCTCTTGCCTATATGGCAACG GTGAACTATCGATTTTGCGAAGAATCGGTGATGATCTCGGAGCGAAGCAGGGGTGGCCAGTTGCCTTCGGATGTTGATCGCGGTCTTTTCAACTCGGAGAAGCTTACACGATAA
- a CDS encoding hypothetical protein (encoded by transcript TGME49_226490~Signal peptide predicted by SignalP 2.0 HMM (probability 0.534) with cleavage site probability 0.154 at residue 17), with translation MFLLITSYSISFVRAIAHLLSALCSYHIQQTEYAFVKMRLVTWKKTATNEICWLNKSIRWLTKKTSRQHRPCAGGTDVTHLTVDRDGQVRDNLGQPVPCLDNESSLFYNDSRVASNDKLMNCLYFHSESSKGKKEDVRYSGPPPLVGAPPIALDGLHVKCRAPAKKAAEANPTASVEDPDLQTCASPKQKRDSNNVSRQTTASSA, from the exons ATGTTTCTGTTGATAACATCCTACAGTATCTCCTTCGTCAGAGCAATAGCACACCTTCTTAGTGCTCTTTGCAGCTACCACATCCAGCAGACGGAATATGCTTTTGTAAAGATGCGCCTCGTCAcatggaagaagacggccACGAACGAGATATGCTGGCTCAACAAAAGTATAAGGTGGCTCACAAAGAAAACATCCCGCCAACATCGA CCCTGTGCAGGTGGAACCGACGTTACGCACCTGACGGTTGACCGGGACGGGCAAGTTCGTGATAACCTAGGCCAACCAGTGCCGTGCCTCGATAACGAGAGCTCCCTTTTCTATAACGATTCGCGAGTAGCATCAAACGACAAGCTGATGAACTGTTTGTACTTCCACTCTGAATCGtcgaaagggaagaaagaagacgtcCGATATTCAGGCCCGCCACCCCTGGTCGGCGCTCCACCCATTGCCTTGGACGGCCTCCACGTAAAATGTAGAGCTCCTGCTAAGAAGGCCGCTGAAGCAAATCCCACGGCTTCTGTAGAAGACCCGGATTTACAGACGTGCGCCTCTCCGAAACAGAAACGTGACTCCAACAACGTCTCAAGACAAACGACTGCTTCTAGCGCTTGA
- a CDS encoding Sec23/Sec24 trunk domain-containing protein (encoded by transcript TGME49_226510) → MQQSYPHHYPAPACNGDMQAGSPPQQQVQQYGTSPAAVSQIPALEFRAGASPSQPPYCNSNEQAPVNWYQQPPSQSLVSVPQQYFPSASYSGAAPALSASLFPGNPVSAFATETTPVVAYSQPDSIQGSSDRGHFPHPTTSQFPNPTAPNYPSDPYKDAANPPLLPAESVSTPGQPVHEQQSLSDAAHRAPGPVFEGHQRVRKGEQSVGDTGVGRETKAAAFVAPPLEFRRHSEQPAYGGVQAQSFASTGRSVSNPVENDRYTRPPSEGAVPASGGEPSVRSSSMMQDAFVPPQPGVHAVPPQQGVHTSHHPGRGGEAARVSQEQPSGSVGSERPERQAPPLEGMAIQQSSGSTDDLSGQRWSPDASLLAAQGQSQTGAARGQSVGGEAVPNEYRTATVAPNYAQAEGNYGYQRNDGGYVGVAGGSCGSSQSGQNSIGEVGQGYPSGPSQERQQLQKAAPIQPVSASISTSSRRRPSPEPSASSPSPSTFELASRGGSQQSVSSPASSACPGTAQPGGTENAASGDASSPPPRMSTLTRPVNSRIDPCQVPRPEGRSETVTQEGGRVFESDKYNLPPNPCSVYTVLDRGSCSCRYVRCTLNHVPAFSHTLSLSSLFFGILVQPFAQKGPCEEPIPVVDLTETSPLFTHHLSAKNRSGGAVDGGGSEGRKAAKAGKNTSEGPVRCPRCRAYINPFMAWAAGGNECVCNLCDHHFLLPEYYMEALHLYRSQMHGDGRPGYEDRNGDTRRKARPQGIERNELWKGSVDFVAPPGFEAKFEARRKAGNTVAADPHSSTRSQTPAASAETPEPADSQAAPGAGLYGSQEVPLAFSPSQRRAREEEAETKLLQRFPCVVFVVDVSMAAVRSNLANSCLHAIAELLRTTQGTLRTQIALVLYSDRLIFFPRKRPLRRRGVGGAGGADGGDPGPGHGGTAKRHSEGDAQTQGGHAGSWSEAQETDAQTEVTPEKIQAVFVSDVDDPFMPAPIDLLFFTPHQYPELLALLQELPKFLGELNSDAGERSVGNAALRAAVDLVCDRGAGGMVEIFYASPPNHGVGSLKSDPMGKVTTGVGGASFEVQQREFYEGLLMDCSGGGVCVDVHAYPSTRNAKMLLQTLGSIATHTGGKVFYQHDFIWNRDYMRIYEDLHRLLTSPLAFMCEAKLRTSTGVAVDKILAPFGGPRVLYDQTAFRIPRMDADMTIAFLCKHVQQLDSVKQVYVQFVCAYTPLQPMESGRSPDGSHESSPPRRYLRVHTLSMPVTFSLSSLFRFAEVESTVAVMTRLAAKMVLHSEKDWREKTMEPLVSILHAYRANCASTSSAGQLILPDSLKLLPVYIMSLFKHAAFRSSEVREDERIWHLIRFMGLPVHAYPGLLYPRVFPIHRSYLEKAREKKMLQRAGLPTGVADNVYLPDSLAATGVKISSDGVFLCDVGTALFLYVGQHVKPEYLAALFGEGAVVNEENAPFLQLRTDDDSAGSIVSRIVGQIRKDKATLPYLPLRVVNANSLDETRLLTHLVEDAIAGEGCYVDFLCGLHKMVHSKLDES, encoded by the exons ATGCAGCAGTCGTATCCACACCATTACCCTGCCCCTGCCTGCAACGGCGACATGCAGGCCGGCTCTCCACCACAGCAGCAGGTGCAACAGTACGGGACCTCGCCGGCCGCTGTCTCTCAGATTCCGGCTCTCGAGTTTCGTGCAGgggcttcgccttctcaaCCGCCGTATTGCAATTCTAACGAGCAAGCTCCCGTGAACTGGTATCAACAACCGCCCTCTCAGTCGCTTGTCTCCGTGCCCCAACAGTactttccttctgcctcctATTCTGGCGCTGCGCCCGCTTTGTCCGCTTCCCTGTTTCCAGGGAATCCTGTGTCTGCTTTCGCGACTGAGACGACTCCTGTGGTAGCGTATTCCCAGCCAGATTCAATTCAAGGGAGCAGCGACCGCGGTCACTTCCCACATCCGACAACCAGTCAATTCCCGAATCCGACAGCTCCAAACTACCCGTCAGACCCATACAAAGACGCGGCGAATCCGCCGCTTCTGCCTGCAGAGAGTGTATCGACACCTGGGCAACCAGTGCACGAGCAACAGTCTTTGTCCGATGCAGCGCATCGCGCGCCGGGTCCCGTCTTCGAAGGCCACCAGAGAGTCCGGAAGGGAGAACAGAGTGTCGGAGACACTGGGgtcgggagagaaacgaaagctGCGGCGTTTGTTGCGCCGCCCCTTGAGTTCCGAAGGCACTCCGAGCAGCCGGCATACGGAGGCGTGCAGGCACAGAGTTTCGCCTCAACTGGCCGCAGCGTGTCAAATCCTGTCGAAAACGACAGGTACACACGGCCGCCCTCAGAAGGCGCAGTTCCTGCCTCCGGAGGCGAACCAAGTGTACGGAGCAGCTCCATGATGCAGGACGCGTTCGTGCCTCCGCAACCGGGTGTGCATGCTGTGCCTCCGCAACAGGGGGTGCATACATCGCACCATCCAGGGCGTGGAGGTGAAGCTGCTCGGGTGTCTCAGGAGCAACCGTCTGGATCTGTTGGCTCTGAGCGTCCGGAACGGCAAGCGCCTCCGCTTGAAGGGATGGCGATTCAGCAGAGCTCGGGTTCGACAGACGACCTATCAGGCCAGAGGTGGTCGCCGGATGCGTCTCTCTTGGCAGCGCAGGGGCAGTCACAGACAGGAGCGGCTCGGGGGCAGTCGGTTGGAGGCGAGGCGGTCCCCAACGAGTATCGAACTGCCACAGTTGCGCCGAACTATGCGCAGGCTGAGGGGAACTACGGTTATCAAAGGAACGACGGAGGGTACGTAGGAGTGGCTGGGGGATCCTGTGGTTCGTCTCAGTCTGGGCAAAACTCGATAGGCGAAGTGGGTCAAGGGTATCCGTCTGGACCTTCACAAGAGCGGCAGCAGCTCCAGAAAGCGGCACCGATTCAACCGGTGTCTGCTTCCATTTCCACCAGTTCACGCCGGAGACCATCTCCCGAGCCGtccgcgtcttcgccgtcaCCTTCGACTTTTGAGCTGGCCTCGCGAGGCGGGTCGCAGCAGAGCGTTTCGTCGCCGGCGTCGTCGGCGTGTCCAGGTACCGCACAGCCAGGTGGGACGGAAAACGCAGCTTCGGGCGACGCTTCAAGCCCTCCTCCGCGCATGTCGACGCTGACTCGGCCGGTGAATTCGCGGATCGACCCTTGTCAAGTGCCGCGTCCCGAGGGCCGGAGCGAGACGGTGACTCAGGAGGGCGGCCGCGTCTTCGAGTCGGACAAGTACAACCTCCCGCCAAACCCGTGCAGTGTCTATACAGTGCTCGACCGCGGAAGTTGCTCGTGCCGCTACGTCCGCTGCACGCTGAACCACGTCCCAGCCTTCTCCCAtacgctgtctctctcgtcgcttttCTTTGGGATCCTCGTGCAGCCGTTTGCGCAGAAAGGCCCGTGCGAGGAGCCCATTCCTGTGGTTGATTTGACCGAGACGTCGCCGCTGTTCACGCATCACTTGAGCGCGAAGAACAGATCCGGGGGCGCGGTCGATGGAGGCGGCTCCGAGGGCCGGAAGGCCGCGAAAGCAGGCAAGAACACCTCCGAGGGGCCCGTCCGGTGTCCACGGTGTCGGGCGTACATCAACCCGTTTATGGCCTGGGCCGCAGGCGGCAACGAGTGCGTCTGCAACCTCTGCGATCACCACTTCTTGCTCCCCGAGTACTATATGGAAGCCCTGCACCTGTACCGCTCGCAGATGCACGGCGACGGTCGCCCCGGATACGAGGACAGAAACGGGGACACGCGCCGAAAGGCCAGACCGCAGGgaatcgagagaaacgaactgTGGAAGGGCAGTGTCGACTTCGTGGCGCCTCCTGGGTTTGAAGCGAAATTCGAAGCTCGCAGAAAGGCGGGAAACACTGTGGCCGCGGACCCCCACTCTTCGACCCGCTCGCAGACACCAGCCGCCTCAGCAGAGACTCCAGAGCCTGCAGATTCACAGGCTGCCCCGGGGGCGGGGCTGTACGGGTCGCAGGAAGtgcctctcgcgttctccccGAGTCAGCGACGcgctcgagaagaagaagcagaaaccaAACTGCTTCAACGATTCCCCTGCgttgtcttcgtcgtcgatGTCTCCATGGCGGCTGTGAGGTCCAATCTGGCCAACAGCTGCTTGCATGCGATTGCAGAACTCCTGCGAACGACTCAGGGGACTCTCCGCACCCAAATCGCCCTTGTCCTCTACTCGGATCGTCTAATCTTCTTCCCGAGAAAGCGCCCCCTCCGTAGACGCGGCGTCGGGGGCGCTGGTGGAGCCGATGGTGGTGACCCAGGCCCCGGCCACGGAGGAACAGCAAAGAGACACTCAGAAGGCGACGCTCAGACGCAAGGTGGACACGCCGGGAGTTGGAGCGAAgcacaagagacagatgcCCAAACAGAAGTCACGCCTGAAAAGATCCAG GCGGTGTTTGTCTCCGACGTTGACGATCCGTTCATGCCTGCACCGATCgatctcctcttcttcacgcCCCATCAATACCCAGAA CTTCTGGCCCTCCTTCAAGAGCTCCCAAAATTTCTAGGTGAACTGAACAGCGACGCTGGAGAGCGCTCGGTTGGCAATGCCGCGCTTCGGGCAGCCGTCGACCTCGTTTGCGATCGAGGAGCAGGGGGAATGGTGGAAATATTCTATGCCTCGCCGCCGAATCACG GTGTCGGTTCTCTCAAGAGCGACCCAATGGGGAAGGTGACCACGGGAGTGGGCGGCGCCTCTTTCGAGGTTCAGCAA CGAGAATTCTACGAAGGTCTGTTGATGGACTGCTCGGGTGGCGGAGTGTGCGTCGACGTCCACGCATATCCGAGCACACGAAACGCAAAGATGCTTCTGCAGACGCTGGGCTCCATCGCCACACACACAGGAGGCAAAGTGTTTTACCAACACGACTTCATCTGGAACAG AGACTACATGCGAATTTACGAGGACCTGCACAGGCTGCTGACGTCTCCGCTGGCGTTCATGTGCGAGGCAAAGCTGCGGACAAGCACCGGCGTGGCTGTCGACAAGATTCTCGCGCCGTTTGGCGGCCCCCGAGTTCTCTACGACCAGACAGCGTTCCGAATTCCGCGAATGGACGCGGATATGACGATTGCGTTTTTGTGCAAGCACGTGCAACA GCTGGACTCGGTGAAACAGGTGTATGTTCAGTTCGTTTGCGCGTACACCCCCCTGCAACCCATGGAATCAGGAAGGTCGCCAGATGGATCGCATGAATCTTCTCCGCCGCGACGCTACTTGAGAGTCCACACTCTCTCGATGCCGGTcactttctccctctcttctctgttccgctTTGCGGAG GTGGAGTCCACGGTGGCCGTGATGACCCGGTTAGCGGCAAAGATGGTTCTTCACAGCGAGAAAGActggcgagagaaaacgatggAACCCCTCGTGTCCATACTCCATGCTTACAGAGCAAAC TGCGCCTCGACCTCTTCGGCTGGCCAGCTGATCCTTCCCGACTCTCTCAAACTCCTCCCAGTCTACATCATGTCGCTCTTCAAGCACGCG GCCTTCCGGTCCTCGGAAGtccgagaagacgagcgcATTTGGCATTTGATCCGCTTCATGGGTctgcctgtgcatgcgtacCCCGGCTTGCTCTACCCTCGCGTCTTTCCGATTCATCGTTCCTACCTCGAGAaggcgcgggagaagaagatgcttCAGAGG GCCGGACTGCCAACTGGAGTTGCGGACAACGTTTATTTGCCGGACTCGCTCGCCGCAACGGGAGTGAAGATTTCCTCCGACGGGGTCTTTCTCTGCGACGTCGGAACAGCGCTCTTCCTCTATGTCGGCCAGCATGTGAAGCCGGAGTATCTGGCTGCA CTCTTTGGAGAAGGAGCTGTGGtgaacgaggaaaacgcgccTTTCTTGCAACTGCGCACAGACGACGATTCCGCCGGTA GTATCGTATCGAGAATCGTCGGCCAGATTCGGAAAGACAAAGCGACGCTGCCATACTTGCCTCTCAGGGTCGTTAATGCAAA ctCGCTCGACGAAACACGGCTTCTAACGCACTTGGTCGAGGACGCGATTGCGGGCGAGGGCTGCTACGTGGACTTTTTGTGTGGACTGCATAAGATGGTGCACAGCAAGCTCGACGAATCTTGA